Below is a window of Impatiens glandulifera chromosome 2, dImpGla2.1, whole genome shotgun sequence DNA.
aaatactTAAAGTGGGAGAGTCAATGATCAAAGCTATACAAACTTTAGTtatgattaaaggatgacaatcaaacgaccctaaagaacctgattagtggcaatcaaatatacaaatagagattacaaacaaatattataaactatatcaaatcttaattatcccaatcaggatttttattttcatatcaaCTCATTGTATCAGCAAACTGTCTTTCTCTTCTTCGTGTCCttcctctttctctttctcttgcaATGAAAGGTTGGTGAAAATTACATattctcattttaaatttttttctttatatgaaccgttctgatttgatagaaataattatttttcaagattACCGGACTCTTCACCttattgttctcaacttgaatatCTAGATCATTGTTTTCAATTCCTTCAGTTTCAACTTTGgaatcctcaacaactttggattcctctGTATCATCTTGgaattctcttttttctcttgaTCAGTCTGAGTATCTCTCTCTTTGTTTTCACCAgtaaccacttcaacttgatttgattgtgattcctcaactatctcttcaacacgattaggttgaggttccactTCCTTCTCCGCATTACTTTCTTCTTGTAtagaattttctttatattttgtttcttgTTATTCTTTAACCATATTTTTCTATTTGATTATAGGCAGTTCTGTTTCATTTTCCTACATCTCGACTTTCTgacctttatgaattttttaaatttcttccTTAACtaaatcacattttgggcttgcatgttgaAAGGTATGACCtacactcataagtgatttccctTTTCTGTCTACTATTGTCATACTTTTTGGAAGTGTGCTTTTAGGATGCACCTCAAAGCTATTTCTAGCAAATGATAGATGTTCTCATCCTTcagtaattgggtccatgtataatggtctatCCAATAAACTTGCAAAATGACTTAGGCTTTAGAATTGTACATATATATGCAGATATATTTTAGAggcttgaaccatatttgtgcAATTTCTTTTAGTTGATTtaataggttcaagtcttcaaACCATTTTTTCAACTTCATATAGTTGGATTCTATATATGTATGTcaattttctagaatttcctcCAAATTAGATCCATTcttgaatttaagaaaatatagatCATGGACATTTACTGAAATCTTCTCCAATCATTTTCCTTCATATTACTTCAACCGTGTCTCTTTAGTAATTTGGAAGAATACTCTATTTTTCCTATATAATTTCtcacaattatattttttcattcttttataCAATTTTCCTCTATTtcacattaataaaaataaaaaactttaacaTTAAGAAACCTAAGATGATAATGGATGGAATAAGATGTTTGAAATTCCAATTGACTCAAATAAATAACCTAATTGACAATTCGGGCTATAGAAAAATCAACGTGAATCCGATTGTATTAACCTTAATTTAAATCATGTTatctttaatgaaaaattacCATTGATACCTCTagtcaatttatatgattattaaaatacattatattcaTCCTAAGTGGAAGGATGAAAGTTCATGTACGGCACATTAATTTAGCTTGGATGTATCCACTATTTTTCGTGGATAGAAAattctatttctatttttcctctggaataatgttaaaatataattttattagtttttgaaaaaattggaCATATATGGAAATAATGTGTCATTCTCCCCCTTTGAATCGATTTTTTCTTTactagagcttgtttgattttaagttatttaattatttcgaataaaaaaatttattatatcaaatattatctttctacttctttttctttttaaaaaattaaataactcaatttaaaattttcaattttattgtaatttattataaattattttataaatctttattttcaCCACAACTTTTAGGTCTTCTTACAAACTAGGTTTAATCCTTACATCAAGATCTAAATAAGTGAATGTCTTTGAGCCATTGAGTacttaaaacttatttattacattatatttatttggaacGATTATTGTCactcaatttataattaaaacatttttattttatcttctataaattcaaatttaaatacaccataatttaataaaatttaattttaaataacatattttttcatcaaacatgcaaacttttatttctttaaaaaaaaacctaataAAACCCCAAATAAGATCATGTATCTAGACCATTCTTCTAACAACATGAAAATTCTTCTCATACAAGTCTTTCTTTCTTATAATCATGAGCTAGTGTCGTCATTATCTTTTTGTTATCTCCATTGAACATTTTGCAAGAAAAATGTTGTATTCTTGGTATTTGTAATAGTAAGGTTGTTTTGTGTTCTTGTTATTCAAGTTATGAGGAACCTGTTAATTTTTTTGACCAAAAccattttagatatatatagctAATAATTACTTTCTTAATTAGGAGGTAAAATTACTTTATTTGACTATATACAATTAATATGTAGGCCAGCTTTTCTAAAGTTATAATTATTTGGTACATTTGTGCCGAGTGAAACTCACATGTCTTCAATAATTGTCAAAGTGGACAATTGTGAGGTGAAACCAAATACATGTCTTTAATCTAGGAAGGAAAAATCAACATGAGAtctaaatttcatttttagCAAACAACACATGTAATTTTGattaacttgattttttttcatttctttttatcaaatgcAAGATCAATTTTAGTTAAGTCACAATTTTATATTACCcggtaaaaatattaaaatatgttctTGATAAGGATTGAAacctaaacttttttttaaatggtacatttatattaaaattgataagaaTCCTGACAACGGGAGAcattagaaaaaaaagaaaagaacagaagaataaaatataaccaCGTTACTCAATAATATCGAGCTCGTAGGTACTtgagaaaaacgattaacttctcGACCAACTTTATcgatttttcaaaacaaatctcAAAGTAacataataatagcattataAATAATACACATCGGACGAATACAATCATCGAAGGTTCGACGATTTTTCTCAAATCATATAGttcactaaaaaataattgagatgataACCCAAAtttgtatgcatatatattatataactttatcAATCCAAATATTTCAACATCGCCTAGTGAATCCCAACAATACTCTACAAAAGACTATAAATACTATTTATCCATCGACAATATAAAAGTACGTGAATTATTGATTCaatatattcatgacaaatacactttatcataatataattttttttcaatgtaCATATCATTTGTAGAAATTCTATAGTAAATAACTCAcaagttttataaatattttaactccAACAAATTAAAAcgttaatttaatattaatttattatacctctctacatatttaaaaaattaaatgttgcCGACGTATGAATTCAATGATCGGAGTGGGCATGAGAGAGAACAATTAGcaattgtcttttttttttttttttttttttgagatacttatttatattatgttaggaaaaaaaaaaatctttctagtcaaaaaggaaaaattatagtcctaattttttttaaagatattttttaagttcgattattataaaaagaataatcttatttatttaaagggTTCATACTAGTCAGACAGAGAAGACAAAACTCggatcataaaaaaatatctcatttatttatttgattaaacatATTTTGGGACGCgtaatattaacaatattatcCAACAAATGAATCCAGGCTATGTACGTAGAGTGTTCGTCAATTTGTTCCAAGTGGATCTAGAATTAAATGTGTGGCCACCGGGCAATGAATGCTAACTTATTAGtgatattaaaatactttaaaatccTCTATTTTTTagtctttttcaaataaaccctaaaGCAACAAACTCTAAAATTGAAAGCAAGGACAAAGACCAaactcctatatatatatatattaatagggCAAGCAAATATTGATACAAACAACCAACTTAATTAAATCCAAAGTGAGAAATGGAGATTGCTCATGCAGTTGTGATGACATGCCCAGCTCAAGGTCACATTAAGGCCATGTTGAAGATGGCTAAGCTCCTACACCACAAGGGCTTCTACATCACCTTTGTGAACACCGAGTTCAACCACAACCGTTTCCTCAAGTCCCGAGGACCCCAAGCCCTAGATGGGGTTCCCGGTTTTCGATTCGAGACAATTCCGGATGGTATTCCACCTTCTAATGAGGACGCCACACAGGACCCGGAAGCCATCTGCCAAGCCATTCGCACCAATATGCTTTCTCCATTCAGGGAGCTCTTGTCAAGACTCAACCAAAGAGGGTCTCTATGTCCTCCGGTGACTTCCATCCTATCCGACTTCTTTACGCCGTTCACTATTGACGCTGCACGAGAACTAGGGATACCTGTGGTTCTATACTCTAGTTTTGGGGCTTGTGGTGTCTTTGGATGGGATCAATATCGTGTTCTCATGGAGAGGGGACTTACCCCACTTAAAGGTATAATAAACTTATCAAACACCTTATATTATGAGGGTAATAGCGACGGTCTGATTTACCGTCGCTAACATTAACAAATGGAGGTCattagaccatctccaacccacctGCAAACCCATCTCTATAATAAGTTTTAACCCTCCAACCCACCTGCAAACTCAACTTCATTTTGAGTTTTTCTGCAAATTCTCTCTCCTCCATACCCAAATTTGCAGGGACACTATTCACATACTCAAAACTTTTTAAAACTTTCATTTTAGtccttttagtttgtttttaattaatttacataacttatttatattttaatttgtttacctattttatttatttatattttaatttatttatataatttatttatattttaatttatttatatgtgcaattcatgataattttaatttgtttatatgattaatttatatttaaatttgtttatatttatattttatattttataagtattataaatttataataataaacaatattgtataaataattgatttataattagaatttaaaagtaattaataagttgttgtaaagttatgggtttaatttataattttagataaatatatagataatattgaaaaaattaaaaattattataaaaaggaatattctgataatattcttttgagtttgagtttgggtttttgggttggagatgaattactatTTGATGggatgtttactgcattttgggtttgagaataggtatttgggttggagatggtcttagtGAGGATATACAATAGCCAcgtgttttgtttatttttggtAGAATAAgcaaagaaaaaacaaattgcAGCTAATATTTGTCAAATTTGCTAGATAGGAATCTACATTCTATGAAGCCATCAGTGCCAATGCATGTAGCCCTTCGAGCTTGAAAAGAATTACACATTTAGAGGTGGGaactatattaattataaaataaactaagtttTGAAGATGGTACATAGATTCAAACTGCGTGTAAGACGACAAATTTGATCCCGACAAACATATCTTCTTGTAGTTGCCCAATGTTCAGtttgacaattttttaagaTTACTGTAGATTTGATTCTCCTTGACTAAATATTacccttttttcttttttccttcgTGACACAAAAATTGAAATTACTCTTTATTCGATTTTTTCCATCTACATGTTACTTTTTTATTTCCATCATGTTCACATCAAATTTGTTGTTTCTTATTGTAGAAAAattgttgtttattattttagacCAAATGACCAACAATTAATCTAACAGTCTTGCCAAACATTTTCCAACTTAAATTTTGTGATGCCTTGTACAATTTATTCGTTTAGCTTTCAAAATACACTAAAGTATTTGCAACACACAATGAGATTTGTCGCTGATTCTCTGAATAAGTTGTacaaactcaatatatatatatatatatgcaaaatGAACATTCATGCAGACGAGAGTGAGCTGACGGAAGAGTATTTAGACACTAAAGTGGATTGGCTACCGGGATTCGACAACCTTTGTCTGCGGGACCTACCCTCGTGTTTTCAAACCACCAACCCTGACCACTCAATCTTCAACTTAGCCATGGAAGCAGCCGAAGCAGTCCCACGAGCCTCCGCTATAGGCATCGAAACCTACGAAGACCTCGAGCCTAAAATTCTCAACCACTTCTCCACCAAATTCCCAAAAGTTTTGGCCGTGGGTCCTCTTCAGTTACTCCTCAACCAAATATCGCTGCATGACCTTGACTCTGTCGGGTATGGTTAATGTTAatgattgttttttataaacttaataattgATCATTATCTTTAACAACCACAACAACAGGTATAATCTCTGGCCGGAGGCGGCGGAATGCCTGGAGTGGCTGGACACGATGGGAGACAACACCGTGGTATATGTCAACTTCGGTAGCATCACCCTGGTGACTCCACAACAACTGATCGAATTCGCGTGGGGTCTAGCCAACAGCAACAAACACTTCATGTGGATCATCAGACCTGATCTGGTCATGGGCGAGTCTGCAGTTCTACCACCCGAGTTCTTCAAAGAAACTAAAGGGAGATGTTTGATCGCAAGCTGGTGCGACCAAGAACAGGTCCTCAACCACCCTGCGGTGGGAGGATTCCTGACTCACAGCGGATGGAATTCGACAATCGAGAGCCTGTCTGCAGGTGTGCCGATGATTTGCTGGCCTTTCTTCGCGGATCAACAGACGAATTGTAGACATGCTTGTGAGGAGTGGAAGGTGGCTCTACAGATTGATAATGATGTGAAGAGAGTTGAAGTAGAGAAGCTTGTAAATGATTTAATGGATGGGGAGAAAGGGAAGGAGATGAGGGACAAGGCTTTGGAGTGGAGGAGGCTGGCATATGTGGCCACAGCTCAAGATGGCTCATCCTCCATTAATTTGGACAAGTTGATTAATGTCTTATTGGCCAAGGTCTAGGTTGTGCGGTTTGAATCTACGTTAATGCTCATGTGTCGCTTCAGCAcctgaaaacaaaatatatataattaattttttgggGTAaggatttgaaattattaatttcctattttaaatgttttatatatctcaatattttaaattaaaattaatattgaattatttatccACTGGttagtataataatttttttacattattaacTCCAGCTCTTAagtacattttttaatttatttcatctatTCTCAACTCTGAATTATAGAACGATATttcttcttaaatttaattcatgATCCATATTAATTTATGCATTATtgtgataaatataaaaaataattccaatCATAATTAGTatgaacaataataatatttgtgtttttttttgtctGGAAAAGAAACTGAAAAAAGAGGGGCCGAAGTTTGGGATAGTGAAAAAGAAATATGGAGGACTCATGAGTGTTTTGTTTCTTCAAACATTATTCTCGTTTCCTAatctgattttcttttaaaacttttataattttaaattttaagattttataaatttaaaataaaatattgtttattttaaataaatagattatgtaattaattttgtagttatattttttctcattaatttgttattttaatttaaaattaattcaattttataagtGGCTAAGAATTAATTAAGTCAACTCTTTTAGATTTTATGTGACAGCTGACCGCTGCTAGATATTATTGTGGGCAAGAGATAAATAACAATTGTTGAAATACAAATATACACTTAAGAACTTGTCGGttatagattatttatatatatatatatatatatatatatatatatatatatatatatatatatatatatatatatatatatttacttatttttccCCTATGTTAAAGAATGAAAAGTCATGTATATATCCACTATTATCCGTGGataaaaaattctatttttatttttcctgtGGAAAATTCTAGCTTGAAAAAACAAGGAAAATACCCATCCACATCTACTATTATCCATTAGGACATATATGGAACAATTCTAATTTGTCATTCTCTCCTTCAAATCGTTATTTCTTTAttaagcttgtttgatattagattatttaattatttcaaacaatATTGTCtcaattattatcttttttttctgaATGATTGTATCGATcctcttttttaaaattaaatacatcaatttaaagttttcatttttatttttattagaacttatgataaattatgtcctaaattattttgtgatatttatttttaccacAACTTTTGGGTCTTCTTAAAAGCCTAGGGACCAAGCAATTTAATCCAAATCACATTAAAAGGGATGGTGTCCCTTCTCAGGTTACAacaaatttatctattttttgcattatatatttattttcaattattcaaTCATTCCATTgtaaccaaaatattttttattttttttataaaatttaaattttaaatacaaaatatataataataatttaataaattaataaattaaaattcttaacaacttattttttaatcaaataaaaaataatgaaaattaagtCAAGTCCTCCGTTTTCATTAACAACGTTTTCAAAATTCTTCCTTTAATTATTATGGATAAAGTTTCTGTGGGACACTAGTATTTTCTTTTCAATAGAGTTGTTTCATACGATAGTATAAGGTTTTtactaagattttttttctcaagtGGAGTTCTAAGTGCTAACTAATGATAGATGCATGAGCAATGAACTTATCTTGGTTAATTGATCGTTTATATATGTCTCAAGAAGGTGGAGTCGAcccaacatttttttttacattgtaAAGTGTCGTTAGTATTTGAAGTTTTCTTTGGAGCATTACTAGTATTCATTGGATTATGTCGGAAATCATTGGTGTGTTAGAAAATGTGAATTCATGTGGTTAGATTTGCGGGTCTAAGACATTAAAACTATATCCTTATTATTTCTGGTGAATAATTTAGTTAGAAAGTAATCGCAAAATCTTTAACAATCTCAAACGCCTGTTGCATATCCTTTACAATGCTATCATTTTGGCATGATATGAAATATAATCTAGAAAACTAACAAATTCGGTCGGAAATCTCATTGCACTTATCTTCACACACATTATTTTTCGTTATTTTTGATTGAATTAATTTTCACAATTGTTATGTCTTTATgttgtttttaaataactattattttataatattattacatttaatcatttttaactaaaaaataaaaaataattataataatatttctccACCTTTAATTATTTGGTACAATTCTGTCAAGTAAAACCCACATGTCTTTAATAATTGTCAGGTGACCTTTAATAAAGGGACCCAACCTATGTCcctcctttaaaaaaaaaatatatatatatataaatatatatataaaaatataaaagtgttaaTCAGTGATGATTTTAATTATGACAcaaatatagaaataaaatatttgatatatatgaataaaatatagatgGATTTTTCTTCACCCTTAAAACTTTTTCTCTATTATGTAATatactacattttttttttaattctcatcGTCCAGAAATGGACAAAGggataaattcatatttttttttaggttagtcataataaaaaaaaatagtgataaaaaaatatatttgaaacaactatatatataaaaaatgggaGAATAGATTAAGAATGTAgtccacaaacacacttaaccatttaattaggCGGAAAACTTATCGCCTGACACACTCGGACCCAGGATGAGAATATCCACATCTTATTGCCACTAGACTAAAAGAAGGGATTTAAAACAACTATATTATATAGTCATGTTGATAACGTGTTGTAAAATAACGTACTATTAACTTGggtttatataatattctatTGAAACTTATGGAAAATCTATAGAAGATAATGTAGTTAATGAAACATCTTTCAATTATATAACTTCTGGAAAATCTTGGAACCGAAATGAGATTGTAGTTGATAATATAATTGCATATAATGTTGCACTCGatgtaataaaaaatgatgAGGATTCTAAACCAAAATTAGTTGATGAATGTAGGAAAAGAAATGATTGGCCAAAATGGAAAGAAACAATtcagtaaataaaaaaaagtattcgGCCCAATAATCCAAACACCGAAAAATGTAAAGCTAGTTGGCTacagagaaaataataaaattctcaGATACAAAACAAGGCTTGTAGTCCAAGGTTTTTCCCAGAGACTGAGAATTGATTTTGAGGAAACATATTCCCCGATCATGGATGAGATAACATTCAAATATCTTGTGAGCCTAGTAGTAATTGCTTATCTTTATGCCATTTTAGAAAAAGATATCTATATGAAAATCCTAGAAGGATTTAAGATGTTTGATTCATGCAAATCAAAGCCCAAAGAAATTTACTCTATTAAATTGCAAAAATCATTGCAAATATGGTATAATCGCCTTAGTGAAATTTTGATGAAAGAATATTATGTGAATGACCCAATTTGTACATGTgtttttatatagaaaaataggtctgaatttgtttattttaattttattggaaCTCTCGAGGAGTTGCGAACAACtgttaatatttgaaaaaggaATTCGAAATCAAAGATTTTGGAAAAACCAAATCTTGCTTTGGATTACAAATTGAGCATTCGCAAATGGCATATTCATCCATCATTCAACTTATACCCAAAAGGTATTGAAGCATTTTTGGATGGATTTTTCTTACCCGCTAAGTACATCAATGGTCGTCCGAGCACTTGATCCTGAAAAAGATCCATTTAagacaaaagaagaaaatgaggaAGAACTTGGcacaaaaatatcttatttaagtGTTATCGGTGCACTAATGTATATTGTGTTTgctgtaaatttatttattaagattcAGTTCTTGTCCTACTCGACGACATTGGAATGACATAAAGCACATTTTTCGTTATCTCCAATGGACAATTGACCTCGGGTTATTTTATTCAAAAGACTCTCGACTAGATTTAATTGGCTATGCTGATGTCGGATATTTATATGATCCACACAAAGCTAAACCTCAGactatatatgtttttatgtgTGGTGGAACAATTATCGGATGGAGATCTATG
It encodes the following:
- the LOC124924985 gene encoding 7-deoxyloganetin glucosyltransferase-like, whose protein sequence is MEIAHAVVMTCPAQGHIKAMLKMAKLLHHKGFYITFVNTEFNHNRFLKSRGPQALDGVPGFRFETIPDGIPPSNEDATQDPEAICQAIRTNMLSPFRELLSRLNQRGSLCPPVTSILSDFFTPFTIDAARELGIPVVLYSSFGACGVFGWDQYRVLMERGLTPLKDESELTEEYLDTKVDWLPGFDNLCLRDLPSCFQTTNPDHSIFNLAMEAAEAVPRASAIGIETYEDLEPKILNHFSTKFPKVLAVGPLQLLLNQISLHDLDSVGYNLWPEAAECLEWLDTMGDNTVVYVNFGSITLVTPQQLIEFAWGLANSNKHFMWIIRPDLVMGESAVLPPEFFKETKGRCLIASWCDQEQVLNHPAVGGFLTHSGWNSTIESLSAGVPMICWPFFADQQTNCRHACEEWKVALQIDNDVKRVEVEKLVNDLMDGEKGKEMRDKALEWRRLAYVATAQDGSSSINLDKLINVLLAKV